One genomic window of Phycisphaerales bacterium includes the following:
- a CDS encoding PstS family phosphate ABC transporter substrate-binding protein: protein MATTFRKWTVGLTAVAGASVLMAAGPEIDSQLPTYRPVSGVSGNIKSIGSDTMNNLMTLWGEEFKAFYPAVQIEVEGKGSSTAPPALMEGQAQFGPMSRAMKSSEVDEFEKRFGYKPVALRTAIDALAVFVHKDCPLDEISIQQLTDVFSVSGENMTWGDLGVTDRSWANRPISLYGRNSASGTYGYFKKVALQGNDYKNTVKEQPGSSAVVQGIATDRFAMGYSGVGYATAGVKMLEVSLDGGEAFAPVAEFANSGEYPLARFLYLYVNADPVKGIDDPIRAEFIKLIFSKQGQEVVLKDGYFPVSANVARADLKACKLNPNF, encoded by the coding sequence ATGGCAACGACGTTTCGCAAATGGACCGTGGGCTTGACCGCCGTGGCTGGCGCTTCGGTGCTCATGGCCGCCGGCCCCGAGATCGACAGCCAGCTGCCCACCTATCGCCCCGTGAGCGGCGTGTCGGGCAACATCAAGAGCATCGGTTCGGACACCATGAACAACCTCATGACCCTCTGGGGCGAGGAATTCAAGGCGTTCTACCCGGCCGTGCAGATCGAGGTCGAGGGCAAGGGCAGCTCGACCGCGCCCCCCGCGCTCATGGAGGGCCAAGCCCAGTTCGGCCCGATGAGCCGCGCCATGAAGTCGTCCGAGGTCGACGAGTTCGAGAAGCGCTTCGGCTACAAGCCCGTCGCGCTCCGCACCGCCATCGACGCCCTGGCCGTGTTCGTGCACAAGGACTGCCCGCTGGACGAGATCTCGATCCAGCAGCTCACTGACGTCTTCTCGGTCTCGGGTGAGAACATGACCTGGGGCGACCTGGGCGTGACCGACCGCAGTTGGGCCAACCGCCCGATCAGCCTGTACGGCCGCAACTCGGCCTCGGGCACCTACGGCTACTTCAAGAAGGTCGCCCTGCAGGGCAACGACTACAAGAACACCGTCAAGGAGCAGCCCGGCTCGTCGGCCGTGGTCCAGGGCATTGCCACGGATCGCTTTGCCATGGGCTACTCGGGCGTGGGCTACGCCACTGCGGGCGTCAAGATGCTCGAAGTCTCGCTCGACGGCGGCGAGGCCTTTGCCCCGGTCGCCGAGTTCGCCAACTCGGGCGAGTACCCGCTGGCCCGCTTCCTGTACCTCTACGTGAACGCCGACCCGGTGAAGGGCATCGATGACCCGATCCGCGCCGAGTTCATCAAGCTCATCTTCAGCAAGCAGGGCCAGGAAGTCGTCCTCAAGGACGGCTACTTCCCCGTGTCGGCCAACGTGGCCCGCGCGGACCTCAAGGCCTGCAAGCTCAACCCCAACTTCTGA